The Pseudoalteromonas sp. DL-6 genome has a window encoding:
- a CDS encoding AraC family transcriptional regulator has product MSRLIRATSLQGIDHLIAELGGDFAAIMQQCAINVDFNKLEQETLTYRAYAQLLEHCANTLNCPNFGLKLASLQSFDILGHIAIAAQTGTNLAEALDWVIKYLHLHTPALNLTTHPLDDNKHVFLSFAINLRPLPAINQVIELTIALAIATLKNMSNGRCKPQSVFLPHTLGANKQTYHPHFGCKVITHRNSAGVLIAKQDLDLTLNITKQHKTQAALNFLAENNAYSQSLPTQVSALIRIMLPIFQSANNTIAAALNIHPRTLHRELKKHDTSFVKLKDATRRALCEHYLLQNQLSVTQISELLGYQEQATLCTSIKRWFNCSARAFRAKHC; this is encoded by the coding sequence ATGAGCCGCTTAATTAGAGCCACCTCTTTACAAGGAATAGACCATTTAATTGCAGAACTTGGGGGAGATTTCGCTGCCATAATGCAGCAGTGCGCCATTAATGTGGACTTTAATAAACTAGAGCAAGAGACCCTTACTTACCGCGCGTATGCACAGCTATTAGAGCATTGCGCGAATACACTAAACTGTCCAAATTTTGGGTTAAAACTAGCAAGTCTGCAAAGCTTTGATATTTTGGGCCATATTGCAATAGCCGCTCAAACAGGCACTAATTTAGCCGAGGCGCTAGATTGGGTGATAAAATATTTACACTTGCATACGCCAGCGCTTAATTTAACCACTCATCCACTTGATGATAATAAACACGTGTTTTTATCATTCGCTATAAATCTCAGGCCATTACCAGCAATAAACCAGGTAATAGAGCTCACCATTGCATTGGCCATAGCTACCTTAAAAAATATGAGTAATGGCCGCTGTAAGCCACAAAGTGTATTTTTACCTCATACCCTAGGCGCAAATAAGCAGACCTACCACCCGCATTTTGGGTGTAAGGTTATTACTCACAGAAATAGCGCCGGTGTTTTAATTGCCAAACAAGACTTAGATTTAACACTTAACATAACTAAGCAACATAAAACCCAAGCAGCACTTAACTTTTTAGCTGAAAATAATGCTTATAGCCAATCTTTACCCACTCAGGTAAGCGCGCTTATTCGCATTATGCTGCCGATATTTCAAAGCGCTAATAATACTATTGCCGCTGCGCTTAATATTCACCCTCGCACCTTGCACCGAGAACTTAAAAAACACGATACCAGTTTTGTAAAGCTCAAAGACGCCACTCGCCGCGCATTATGTGAGCACTATTTATTACAAAACCAATTGTCGGTGACTCAAATTTCAGAGCTTTTAGGTTATCAGGAGCAAGCTACGTTATGTACTAGCATTAAACGTTGGTTTAATTGCTCTGCCCGCGCATTTAGAGCCAAACATTGTTAA
- a CDS encoding Gfo/Idh/MocA family oxidoreductase translates to MNFVIVGTNFISDTLLAAANTLSNFNLYGICSRQISSGDRFLANHPTNTDAKIFTSIDAVCQDEQVDVVYIAAPNSLHSAYAIQCLKAGKHVLGEKPSAANSRQLAAILTAAKQHQRLYMEAMMTTHLPNFAHLQAALKKIGTPRKFIGQFSQYSSRYDKYKNGERPNTFLPEFANGALLDLGIYPLYLVIALWGAPRSVHASGVLLESGVDGAGDVLLNYPDRQAVISYSKISQGENITEIQGELGRIRIEAVSQLKKVEFIANNGHKELISTEFDEHFMKYELENFINTIEQNQGESSVNTHQLSVDVMQVLDTARAQLGVVYPADLSS, encoded by the coding sequence ATGAATTTTGTAATTGTAGGTACTAATTTTATTAGCGACACGTTATTGGCAGCGGCTAATACTCTCAGCAATTTTAATTTATACGGTATTTGCTCTCGCCAAATAAGCAGCGGTGATCGCTTTTTAGCTAATCATCCAACAAATACCGATGCTAAAATTTTTACCTCTATTGATGCTGTGTGCCAAGATGAACAAGTAGACGTAGTTTATATAGCGGCGCCCAATAGCCTGCACAGTGCATATGCAATACAGTGTTTAAAAGCGGGCAAACACGTATTAGGCGAAAAGCCCTCAGCGGCTAATAGCAGGCAACTTGCGGCTATTTTAACTGCGGCAAAGCAGCATCAGCGCCTTTACATGGAAGCGATGATGACAACGCACTTACCTAATTTTGCGCACTTACAAGCTGCCCTAAAAAAAATAGGCACACCACGTAAGTTTATTGGTCAATTTAGTCAGTATTCATCACGTTACGACAAGTATAAAAATGGTGAGCGCCCTAATACCTTTTTACCTGAATTTGCTAATGGTGCCTTACTAGATTTGGGTATTTACCCACTTTATCTCGTTATTGCATTATGGGGAGCACCACGCTCTGTGCACGCCAGCGGCGTATTACTTGAAAGTGGTGTGGATGGTGCAGGCGATGTGCTTTTAAATTATCCCGACAGACAAGCGGTGATCAGCTATTCGAAAATTTCACAAGGCGAAAATATCACTGAAATTCAGGGGGAATTAGGTCGAATTAGAATTGAAGCCGTGTCGCAGCTTAAAAAAGTAGAGTTTATTGCTAACAATGGTCATAAAGAGCTTATTAGCACGGAATTTGACGAGCACTTTATGAAGTACGAACTCGAGAACTTTATCAATACCATTGAGCAAAATCAGGGGGAGTCTAGCGTTAATACTCATCAGCTTTCTGTCGATGTAATGCAAGTACTTGACACCGCACGCGCACAACTTGGTGTTGTTTACCCAGCAGATTTATCCTCTTAA
- a CDS encoding DMT family transporter gives MQKSTKELLLAILCILLAMMTIQSGASLAKQLFPIVGPEGTTALRLGFSAAILCLIFKPWKHFPVASQRLPILIYGLSLGGMNILFYYAIERIPLGIGVALEFTGPLAVALFSSRRKRDLFWVACAVAGILLLLPDMKGQDSLDPVGVVLALAAGACWAGYILFGKKTGSQSSGGATVAMGMTISAIVLVPYGGISQSAAFTWDIIPLGIAIAVLSSALPYTLEMITLRNMSPQGFSIMMSLEPAIAALAGLIILGELLSIWQWLAILLVIIASVGSSMSNGKKQPAT, from the coding sequence ATGCAAAAATCAACCAAAGAGCTATTACTGGCTATTTTATGCATATTGCTAGCAATGATGACGATTCAGTCAGGCGCGTCACTGGCTAAACAGCTTTTTCCTATTGTTGGGCCTGAGGGCACAACCGCCTTACGTTTGGGATTTTCGGCCGCTATTTTGTGTTTGATTTTTAAACCGTGGAAACACTTCCCCGTTGCTAGCCAACGCTTACCCATATTAATTTATGGCTTAAGTTTAGGCGGCATGAATATTCTATTTTATTACGCGATAGAACGTATCCCATTGGGTATTGGGGTTGCGCTTGAGTTTACCGGCCCATTAGCTGTTGCGTTGTTTTCTTCTCGCAGAAAACGTGACTTATTTTGGGTAGCCTGTGCGGTAGCGGGTATTTTATTACTCTTACCTGATATGAAAGGCCAAGATAGCCTTGATCCAGTCGGTGTAGTGCTCGCACTTGCGGCGGGTGCCTGTTGGGCTGGTTATATTTTATTTGGTAAAAAAACAGGCAGCCAAAGCTCTGGTGGCGCAACGGTTGCGATGGGCATGACCATTTCAGCCATCGTGCTTGTGCCTTATGGTGGTATTTCACAAAGCGCCGCATTTACTTGGGATATTATTCCATTAGGCATTGCTATCGCCGTACTTTCGAGCGCCCTACCTTATACTTTAGAAATGATCACGCTGCGTAATATGTCGCCGCAAGGGTTTAGCATTATGATGAGTCTTGAACCTGCTATTGCAGCACTAGCCGGACTCATTATTTTAGGAGAACTGCTCAGTATTTGGCAGTGGCTGGCTATTTTGCTGGTAATTATAGCCTCGGTAGGCAGTTCCATGTCTAATGGTAAAAAGCAGCCCGCGACTTAG
- a CDS encoding TonB-dependent receptor — protein sequence MFKPSLLTLAVSSALSGVLFSGNATAQEQIIEKNKSLEVIEVTATRRSGSIQAAPLNITALDADVMKDQNISELADVARWVPGLTITDQGGRSGSPIIVRGLNTNSSGPSSDGGTVATYINEIPVSVDMRLVDVERVEVLIGPQGTLYGAGTLGGAIRYMLKEPELDFTSGEVFGDVFQTQESDSIGGEAGFIFNLPLIEDKLAVRTSLNIYEDPGFIDYAYTVREPGVSITDPDWTNLDAVNSNLKNVKDANGETTTTGRISLRYKANESFEGTLNYFYQKQDTEGRSIVHHNSLNENNGLNDRIGKYESAYRFEEPREKEDQLLSLELKADLGFAELVSATGISHFEADGQRDQTDLLIRLDYGYEEFPSFSAFTRELDEVDTFTQELRLVSQSDSDLSWIVGGFYNKTDTDASSREYTPGFDQFAVDNFGGAQLRPDSLEYLEITGSKVTESALFGEVGYQVTDKLDITIGARFYEYDVESKAAFDFPLANTLYEGAAPDEVSVNFEENEAGDNGNLFKFNAKYQFTDSVMAYATISEGFRIGGSNGLVPCPTPLPEDQQTGCGTPDEMLYEADTTTNYELGFKSTWMRSQLHFNAALFNVDWDNAQIAGATTVGQLPYLSNAGSANAKGIEIATRAILSDSFTAYATYAYTKAELTSDAPYLFNADGTDGAKDGDRLPGSPEHQFSMGINYQTDVLNDKTLDINYGLTAQSDVISKVGLRDNGEALPGYSLSNISAKLTADAWSTTLYVDNLFNKYAVTSVRRSDADITTANGADIQRNYGYFINRPLTVGIKFNYKFEI from the coding sequence ATGTTTAAACCAAGCCTGTTAACCTTGGCTGTATCAAGCGCACTGAGCGGTGTATTATTTAGCGGTAATGCAACAGCACAAGAGCAAATTATTGAAAAAAATAAATCGCTTGAAGTTATTGAGGTTACAGCAACACGCCGAAGTGGCTCTATTCAGGCTGCGCCTCTTAATATTACTGCGCTTGATGCCGATGTAATGAAAGACCAAAATATCAGCGAATTAGCCGATGTAGCGCGTTGGGTGCCAGGTTTAACAATTACTGATCAAGGTGGTCGCTCTGGCTCACCTATTATAGTTCGTGGATTAAATACAAATTCATCAGGCCCTTCATCAGATGGCGGCACGGTAGCCACTTACATTAACGAAATTCCAGTATCGGTAGATATGCGTCTTGTTGATGTAGAGCGTGTGGAAGTGCTTATTGGGCCACAAGGCACATTGTATGGCGCAGGCACACTTGGTGGCGCTATTCGTTACATGCTTAAAGAGCCAGAGCTTGATTTCACCTCAGGTGAAGTATTTGGTGATGTTTTTCAAACTCAAGAAAGTGATTCAATCGGTGGTGAAGCGGGTTTTATCTTCAACTTACCATTAATTGAAGACAAACTGGCGGTTCGTACCAGCTTAAATATTTATGAAGATCCTGGGTTTATTGACTACGCTTACACCGTTCGTGAACCTGGTGTGTCGATTACCGACCCTGATTGGACAAACCTTGATGCAGTAAACAGCAATCTTAAAAATGTAAAAGACGCCAACGGTGAAACCACCACAACTGGGCGTATTTCATTGCGTTACAAAGCAAATGAATCATTCGAAGGCACATTAAACTACTTCTACCAAAAGCAAGACACCGAAGGCCGCTCAATTGTTCATCACAATAGCCTTAACGAAAATAATGGTTTAAATGATCGCATCGGCAAATACGAGTCAGCGTACCGTTTTGAAGAGCCACGGGAAAAAGAAGATCAATTACTGAGCCTTGAACTTAAAGCCGACTTAGGTTTTGCCGAGCTGGTATCAGCTACCGGTATTTCACACTTTGAAGCCGATGGTCAACGCGACCAAACTGACCTTTTAATTCGTTTAGACTATGGCTACGAGGAGTTTCCTTCGTTTTCAGCATTTACCCGTGAGTTAGACGAAGTCGATACCTTCACTCAAGAGCTACGTTTGGTCTCACAAAGCGATAGCGACCTAAGCTGGATTGTTGGTGGTTTTTACAACAAAACCGACACTGATGCATCAAGCCGAGAGTACACACCAGGCTTTGATCAGTTCGCCGTTGATAATTTTGGTGGCGCACAGCTAAGACCAGACTCTTTAGAGTATTTAGAAATTACTGGCAGCAAAGTAACTGAATCTGCACTTTTTGGTGAAGTGGGTTACCAAGTAACCGATAAACTCGACATTACCATTGGCGCGCGTTTTTACGAATACGACGTAGAATCAAAAGCGGCTTTTGATTTCCCATTAGCAAATACCTTGTATGAAGGTGCTGCACCTGATGAAGTTTCAGTTAACTTTGAAGAGAACGAAGCTGGTGACAACGGTAATCTGTTCAAATTTAATGCTAAATACCAATTCACAGATTCAGTGATGGCGTATGCAACCATTAGTGAAGGCTTTAGAATTGGTGGCTCAAATGGCTTAGTGCCTTGCCCAACCCCTCTACCTGAGGATCAACAAACAGGCTGTGGTACACCTGATGAAATGTTGTATGAGGCAGATACTACCACCAACTATGAGCTAGGCTTCAAAAGTACCTGGATGAGAAGCCAGCTGCACTTTAATGCTGCGCTATTCAATGTAGATTGGGACAACGCACAGATTGCCGGTGCAACAACAGTAGGCCAATTACCGTACCTGTCAAATGCAGGTAGCGCTAATGCGAAAGGGATTGAAATTGCCACGCGTGCAATTTTATCAGACTCGTTTACTGCCTATGCAACTTATGCCTATACAAAAGCAGAGCTAACCTCAGACGCTCCGTATTTATTTAATGCCGATGGCACTGATGGCGCAAAAGATGGCGACCGTTTACCGGGCTCACCTGAGCACCAGTTCTCTATGGGGATTAACTACCAAACAGACGTTTTAAATGATAAAACCCTTGATATTAACTACGGTTTAACTGCACAAAGTGATGTAATTTCAAAAGTAGGCCTACGTGACAACGGTGAAGCACTCCCAGGTTATAGCTTAAGTAATATTTCAGCTAAATTAACCGCCGATGCGTGGTCGACTACTTTATATGTAGATAACCTATTTAATAAATATGCGGTTACTTCTGTTCGTCGTTCAGATGCGGATATTACAACAGCCAATGGCGCAGACATACAACGTAACTATGGTTACTTTATTAATCGCCCACTTACTGTTGGCATTAAATTTAACTATAAGTTTGAAATATAA
- a CDS encoding sulfotransferase, with amino-acid sequence MQPNLKQLHQSAINNLNQGNIQQAHKALVELVTQKPDFADGYFLLAMVNLKVGQIYKAIKLIEKALSFTKSIEYTAQLAKCYALTGDLQKAKNIALSVKIEHISKALDADTLGVALTQAGLHQQAADYFICALSLAEASNTRQPQFYYNYGVCAKFLGQFDKAQQAFENAIALNPLHHQSHFALADLTKVTEHNNHIARLKNVFEQVNHPDAKLHIGHALAKEYQDLGEFSAAFAALQHGKAAKLANKAFDNQASEALFAHIKQLSDKYKNQQTAGNQSSEPIFVLGMPRSGTTLVERILSSHSDVQSAGELQDFGLSVKKLSQTPTPQVLDIDTLSQAYQLDFAKLGSTYLEATRVVTGSHKHFIDKLPFNFFYIDLITKALPNAKIICLLRDPMDTCIGNYRQLFTINNPYYAYSLDLLDTAKFYSRFYKLMQHFSTLHSNIKLVKYEELIAAPEQKIKELVSYCDLDWQPQCLDFHLNTAPVSTASKMQVRQPLNNKAIGRWKNFKPHTDEAQTHLVNEGVIGLIK; translated from the coding sequence ATGCAGCCAAACTTAAAGCAACTACACCAAAGCGCTATCAACAACTTAAACCAAGGCAATATTCAGCAAGCGCATAAAGCACTGGTTGAGCTGGTTACACAAAAACCAGACTTTGCTGATGGCTACTTTTTACTCGCTATGGTTAATTTAAAGGTTGGCCAAATTTACAAAGCGATAAAGCTAATTGAAAAAGCATTAAGCTTTACTAAGTCTATTGAATATACAGCGCAACTTGCCAAGTGTTACGCCCTTACCGGCGATTTACAAAAAGCAAAAAACATCGCCCTCAGCGTTAAGATTGAACATATTAGTAAAGCACTTGATGCCGATACATTAGGCGTCGCGCTCACCCAAGCGGGTTTACATCAACAAGCAGCTGATTACTTTATATGCGCATTAAGTTTAGCTGAGGCGAGTAATACTCGTCAGCCGCAGTTTTATTATAACTATGGGGTGTGTGCTAAATTTTTAGGCCAGTTTGATAAAGCACAGCAAGCGTTTGAAAATGCCATTGCACTGAACCCGCTTCATCATCAAAGTCATTTTGCCTTAGCCGATTTAACTAAAGTCACCGAACATAATAACCACATAGCGCGATTAAAAAATGTATTCGAACAGGTCAATCATCCCGACGCTAAACTGCATATAGGTCATGCGCTCGCAAAAGAATATCAAGACTTAGGAGAGTTTTCAGCAGCCTTTGCCGCGTTACAACATGGTAAAGCAGCAAAACTCGCTAATAAGGCGTTTGATAACCAAGCGTCTGAGGCTTTATTTGCACATATTAAACAGCTCAGTGATAAGTACAAAAACCAACAAACAGCTGGCAACCAAAGCAGTGAGCCAATTTTTGTATTAGGCATGCCGCGCTCTGGCACCACATTAGTTGAGCGCATTTTATCAAGCCACAGCGACGTACAATCAGCAGGCGAACTGCAAGACTTTGGCCTAAGTGTAAAAAAACTCAGCCAAACACCCACGCCTCAAGTACTCGATATAGACACTTTAAGCCAAGCTTACCAGCTTGATTTTGCAAAACTTGGCAGCACTTACCTTGAAGCAACGCGTGTTGTAACCGGCAGCCATAAACACTTTATTGATAAACTACCGTTTAACTTTTTTTATATCGATTTAATTACCAAAGCCCTGCCAAACGCCAAAATAATTTGTCTACTTCGCGACCCCATGGACACCTGTATTGGTAACTATCGCCAGCTATTTACTATTAACAACCCGTATTATGCTTACTCCTTAGACTTACTCGACACAGCTAAATTTTACAGCCGCTTTTATAAACTGATGCAGCACTTCAGCACCCTGCACAGCAATATTAAACTAGTAAAATACGAAGAACTCATCGCCGCACCAGAGCAAAAGATAAAAGAGTTAGTGAGCTATTGCGACTTAGACTGGCAACCACAGTGCCTTGATTTTCATTTAAACACCGCACCGGTTTCAACCGCTAGCAAAATGCAAGTGCGCCAACCGCTTAACAACAAAGCCATAGGCCGCTGGAAGAATTTTAAGCCCCATACAGATGAAGCGCAGACTCATTTAGTTAATGAAGGAGTTATAGGTTTAATTAAATAA
- a CDS encoding MBL fold metallo-hydrolase, giving the protein MPDINVVVFGRGNGESILVELEQDNWMVVDSFINVKTKKPAAISYLESIGLDPSLVLKRIVITHFHEDHIKGMSSIIESASPDAKVYMPDALTTNEALNYYSSLEIINGFDIKSMTSEIQKVFKLMKKSERLIIRLNQDKVIFKNENHIISALSPSDYDSIKSTEMFTKKIIKSVENKRTLAQSASKDFPNHFCIAINIENLNSKKSILLGADLEITLDKRGGWDSAINTHLAPKKRSIDLFKVPHHGSKTAFHKETWECYTSSNFIALITTFGSSSLPREESIKIYKTYTETVLCATKPKYSTKKVLSPKASKIVNKKTPDVKVLDVMPLESFGFIHSTHSSQQVKYQLYGDALKL; this is encoded by the coding sequence ATGCCAGACATAAATGTAGTTGTATTTGGCCGTGGTAACGGAGAATCAATTTTAGTTGAATTAGAGCAAGATAATTGGATGGTCGTTGATAGTTTTATTAACGTTAAAACTAAAAAACCAGCTGCAATTAGTTATTTAGAATCAATTGGTTTAGATCCTAGCCTTGTATTGAAGAGAATCGTCATAACTCACTTTCATGAAGATCATATAAAAGGAATGTCTTCTATAATCGAGTCAGCTTCACCAGATGCAAAGGTTTATATGCCAGATGCATTAACTACAAATGAAGCATTAAATTATTATTCTTCTTTAGAAATTATTAATGGTTTTGATATTAAGTCTATGACTTCTGAGATTCAGAAAGTTTTTAAATTGATGAAAAAATCAGAACGGCTTATTATTCGTTTAAACCAAGATAAAGTCATTTTCAAAAATGAAAATCATATAATCTCAGCATTATCTCCTTCTGATTATGACTCTATTAAATCAACTGAGATGTTTACAAAAAAAATTATAAAATCTGTTGAAAATAAAAGAACCTTAGCGCAGTCCGCAAGTAAAGATTTCCCAAACCACTTTTGTATTGCAATCAATATAGAAAACCTCAATAGTAAGAAGAGCATTTTACTAGGTGCAGATTTAGAAATTACTCTTGATAAAAGAGGTGGTTGGGATTCGGCAATAAATACACACCTCGCGCCTAAAAAAAGGTCAATTGATTTATTTAAAGTTCCTCATCATGGTTCAAAGACTGCATTTCATAAAGAAACTTGGGAGTGCTATACATCTTCAAATTTCATTGCATTAATTACAACTTTTGGAAGTAGCTCACTCCCAAGAGAAGAATCTATCAAGATCTATAAAACTTATACTGAAACTGTCTTATGCGCAACTAAACCTAAATACAGTACAAAAAAAGTTTTATCCCCTAAAGCATCAAAAATAGTTAATAAGAAAACTCCTGATGTAAAAGTACTAGATGTTATGCCTTTGGAGTCTTTTGGCTTTATTCATAGTACCCACAGCTCTCAACAAGTTAAGTACCAACTTTATGGGGATGCATTAAAATTATAG
- a CDS encoding PA4780 family RIO1-like protein kinase: MKIPKRLQPLVDDGFIDEVISRLMSGKEADVFVVACGDEIRCAKVYKEASKRSFKKAAQYQEGRKVRGGRQARAMGKRSSYGRQLEEEIWQNAEVDALSRLSSAGVRVPQTYGCIDGVLLMELVSDDEGDVAPQLGAVDLTEQQAIEQHTSMMHYIKLMLCAGIIHGDLSEFNVLVDSNGPVIIDLPQAVNASANNSAEAMFTRDVNNMRRYYGQFAPALLHTQYAKEMWALFADANLTPHSKLSGEFEDDSEAADVDSVLDEIQAAFDEEQERKERIRDADEQ; this comes from the coding sequence TTGAAAATACCTAAACGCTTACAGCCATTAGTTGATGATGGTTTTATTGATGAAGTGATCAGCCGTTTAATGAGCGGTAAAGAGGCCGATGTGTTTGTAGTCGCCTGTGGCGATGAGATTCGCTGCGCTAAGGTTTACAAAGAGGCCAGTAAGCGCAGTTTTAAAAAGGCAGCACAGTACCAAGAAGGGCGAAAAGTACGTGGTGGCCGCCAAGCCCGTGCTATGGGTAAACGTTCAAGCTATGGCCGCCAATTAGAAGAAGAAATTTGGCAAAATGCCGAGGTTGACGCACTCTCGCGTTTATCCTCAGCAGGTGTTCGCGTACCGCAAACTTACGGCTGCATTGACGGTGTTTTGTTAATGGAACTTGTAAGTGATGATGAAGGCGATGTTGCACCACAACTTGGCGCGGTTGATTTAACTGAGCAACAAGCCATTGAGCAACATACATCAATGATGCACTACATTAAACTCATGCTGTGCGCTGGGATTATTCACGGTGATTTATCGGAGTTTAATGTACTTGTAGATAGTAACGGCCCGGTAATTATTGATTTACCTCAAGCGGTTAACGCCTCTGCTAATAATAGCGCCGAAGCCATGTTTACCCGCGATGTAAATAACATGCGCCGCTATTATGGCCAATTTGCACCGGCGTTATTACACACGCAATACGCCAAAGAAATGTGGGCATTGTTTGCAGATGCTAACTTAACCCCGCACTCAAAACTCAGTGGCGAATTTGAAGACGACAGCGAAGCTGCAGATGTAGACTCAGTACTTGACGAAATTCAAGCCGCCTTTGATGAAGAGCAAGAACGTAAAGAACGCATTCGCGACGCCGATGAGCAATAA